The segment CGCGGCGATCCTGCTGCTGGCGGCCGGGGGCCTGCGCACCGGTCACGTCGCGCGCGCCACGGACTGCTTCCCGTCCGAGACCCCGTCCGCGCCGAACCCCTGACGTGGCACGTGGCACCGGCGGACACCACCGCACCGATCGCACCTACCGGGTCGTGAACCGGCTGGGCGCCGTCGTGCTGCGCCTATGGGGCGTCCGACTGCGAGGACGCGGTCTGGAGAACCTCCCCGCAGCGGGTCCCGTGGTGCTGGCGAGCAACCACACCGGCTTCCTCGACTTCGTGCTGGTCGGCTGGGCCGCGCGCGAGCGTGGCCGCCTGGTCCGCTTCATGAGCAAGGCCTCGGTGTTCGAGCTGCCGCTGGTCGGCCGGGCCATGCGGGCCATGGGCCACGTCCCGGTGGAGCGCTGGGCCGGGGCGAGCGCCTACCGACGCGCCCGGCGTCTCGTGGCCGACGGCGAGGCGGTGGGCGTGTTCCCGGAGGCCACGATCAGCCGCTCGTTCCGGGTCAAGGCGCTCAAGCCGGGCGCGGCCGGGCTCGCCCTCCACGGGGCGCGCGTGACGGGCGCCCCGGTGCCGCTCGTGCCGTGCGTCGTGTGGGGCGGACACCGGCTGCTCACCGTCGACGGCCGACGCACCCTGCGCCGCGGCGTGGTGGTGGACGTGGTCGTGGGCGAGGCCCTGCTGCCCCTCGAGGGTGAGAGCGTCCACGACCTGACGATGCGCCTGAGGACCGCCCTCGAGGACCTGCTCGACGACGCCGTCGCGCACTACCCCCAGGAGCCAGCCTCGGACGCGGACCGCTGGTGGGTGCACGCCGACCGCGGCGGCACCGCGCCCGACGTCGCCACCGGCGCCGCGCTCGACGCGGCGGCGCTCCAGCGCATCGGCGCCCCGCCCTCCTGACCGGCGGCCCCGCCGTGCGTGAGGATGGGTGCATGACGTTCGACGAGACCGAGCCCGTCCCCGTCCGCGACCTGACGTTCGACGTGCGCACGACCGGCCCCGACTCCGGCGAGCCCGTGGTGCTGCTGCACGGCTTCCCCGCGACCTCCCTGACGTGGTCGGAGGTGGCACCGGTGCTCGCCGAGGCCGGCCTGCGCGTCGTCGCGCCGGACCAGCGGGGCTACTCCCCCCACGCTCGACCCGACGCGGTCGAGGCCTACACGACGGCTGCGCTCGCCCAGGACGTGGTCGACCTCGCCGACGCGCTCGGCCTCGAGACCTTCCACCTCGTCGGCCACGACTGGGGTGCGGCGGTGGCCTGGTACGTCGCCGCCCACCACGGACACCGGCTGCGGACCCTGACCACGTTCTCGGTCCCCCACCTGGCCGCCTACAACGCCGCCCTGCGCGGCGACGAGGAGGCGAAGGACAAGGCCTCCTACATCGGGCTCCTGCGCCAGGAGGGCAAGGCCGAGACCCTCCTGCTGGAGGACGACGCCCGACGTCTGCGGGCGATGTACCAGGGCGCGGTCCCGGACCAGCTCGTCGACGCCTACGTCGCGCAGCTGCAGGAGCCGGGCGCGCTCACCGCGGCGCTGGCCTGGTACCGCGCCATGACGTCCGACCTGGGCGACCTGCCCGACGTCGAGGTGCCCACCACCTACGTGTGGAGCACCGACGACCTGGCCATCGGCCGGTCCGGTGCCGACGCGTGCGGCGAGCACGTGACGGCCGACTACCGCTACACGGTGCTCGAGGGCACGTCGCACTGGATCCCCGAGGAGGAGCCGGCGGCCGCAGCCGCCGCGATCCTCGCCCGGGTCCGCGGCACCGTCGTGGCGTAGGCGCCCGTCAGCCGACGAGCGGCCAGCCGGCGGGGTCGTCGAGGTCGCGCCCGGCCTTGCGGGCGTAGGCGTTCCAGTCCTCGGCACGCTCGGCGTACCACGATCGCTGGCTGGCCATGAGCGTGTCGAGGTCGAGGCCGCCTACGTGCGCGTGCCGGGCGGCCAGCTCGACCGCGACCTGCCGCGCGGCGACCGCGTCGCACGTGGCGTCGTGCGCACCGTCGAGCGTGACCCCGTAGTAGGCGGCGACGTCGCCGAGCCGCCGACGTCCGAGACCGCCTCGCTCGACGCCCCAGTCGACAACATAGGGATCGACGACGAGCAGCCGGTCCCAGTCCGGCTGGGTCAGCCCGTGCCGCACCGCCTCGGCGCGCAGCATGGACAGGTCGTAGCAGGCGTTGAAGACCACGAGACCGACCCGGCGCTCGACGAGCGTCTGCACCCAGTCGAGCACGACCGGCAGCGCCTCGGCGGGCGTGGGCGCGTCGGCCAGCATCGCGTCGGTGATGCCGTGCACCTGCGCCGCCGCCTCGGGCACGGGGACACCGGGCTGCACGAGCCCGGTGATCTCGAACCCGGGCTCGTCGAGCAGCGCGTAGCTGACGACCCGGTCGCGCAGGGGGTCGGTGCCGGTGGTCTCGAGGTCGAGCGAGGCCAGGGGCAGCCGGTGCCACCCGTCGTGGTCGCCGCGCTGCGGAGGCCGCGGCGAGCAGGCGACGCACCACGTGCGCCAGGCCCCGGGCGTGCCGGTGAGGTGCCCGGCCCCGGCGTGCACGTGCTGGGCGCACGCGGAGCAGAAGCCGTCGAACCGGTTGGCCCGCATCGCCCGACCACCTGCCTCTCCGTCGTCCTCGGGGATCACGGTAGGGGTCGAGGCGGACGCTTTCCGGCACCGACGCGCGGCCGGTCGCGTCCCTCCGATTCGGACACTTCCGGGGCGTTGGGACCGGGGTGACCGCCCCGGAACTGTCCGAAGAGTGGACCTGCGGCTGCGTCGGCGCGGCGGGATTCGAGGCCGCCGCGACGTCGACCGCAGCCGACGCAGCCGCAGGGGGAGGCCCGGGTGACGTGGTCCCGACCACCTCGCTGACGGAGCGTGAAGCCGTCGCGCTGCGATACATCAACTGGTACGATCGCACTGGTTTTCGTCGAGAGGAACGACCATGGCCCGCACCCGCACCTCCCTGGAGGGCAAGACCGTCGTGATCACCGGTGCCGCCAGCGGCATCGGTCGCGCCACGGCGCTGCGCCTGGCCCCGAGGGGCGGGCGCCTCGTGCTCACCGACGTCGCCGCCGACGGGCTCGACGAGACCGTCGCACTCGTGCACGCCGCCGGCGGTTCGGTGCTGCACCACGCGGCGTTCGACATCAGCGACCTCGACGCCGTGAGCGCGTTCGCCGACGAGGTGCACGGTCACGTCGGCGCGGTCGACGTGGTGCTGAACGTCGCCGGCATCTCCACCTGGGGACGTATCGAGGACCTGCGCCCCGAGCACTGGCGACGCACCGTCGAGATCGACCTCATGGGTCCCATCCACGTGCTCAGCTCCTTCGTGCCCCGCATGATCGAGGCCGGTCGCGGCGGGCACGTCGCCAACGTCTCGTCCGCGGCGGGCCTGTTCGGACTGCCCCTGCACGCGCCCTACAGCGCGGCCAAGTTCGGCCTGCGGGGGGTGAGCGAGGTCCTGCGCTTCGACCTCGAGCAGCACGGGATCGGCGTGACCCTGGTCTGCCCCGGCGCGGTCCGGACGCCGCTCGTCGGCACCGTCGACATCGTCGGCGTGGACCGCGACGACCCCCGGGTCGCCAAGGCCGTCGGACGGTTCGAGAAGCACGCCGTGTCCCCCGAGGAGGCAGCCGACGCCATGCTCCGCGGCATCGAGAAGGGGCGCTACCTCGTCTTCACGTCGCGCGACATCCAGGTCGGGCACCTGGCGCAGCGCTTCGCGCCGTTCGGCTACACGACCGCCATGCGCCTGCTCAACCGCAAGGCCTCCACGTTGCTGCGTCGCACGCGCGACGAGCCGCTCGTGCCGCGCTGACCCGCCTCAGGCCGACGCTGCAGGGCTCAGCGCGTCGACGACGAACGCACGGGCGGAGGTCGCACGGGGCGCCTGGCAGGTGAGCACGGCAGGGTCGCGGTGCACCGCGCGGACGTCGGCGACCACGGCCGACGGCAACGGACCGGAGCAGTCGAGCCGGACCCTCCAGCGTCCGTCACCGAGGTCGTCCACCTGCGCCGAGCGGACGTCACGCGGGCCCGCCGGGCCCCATCGCTCGTGCACCGCGACGGCCGCGGCCTGCGCAGCCGGCGGCAGGGCGCTGCTGCCACGCAGGAGCGCGGTCGTGACCCGCCCGGCCAGGTGCTCCTCGACGACGCCGACCGCGGTGTCGGCGTCGAGACCGCCGTAGAAGGTGCCGTCGGGCACCACCACGACGTTGGCCGCGAACCGGTCGCCACCGACGTGGCTGCACTCCCACACGACGTCGCCGAGCCGCTCGGCCAGCGCAGCGGCCACCGGGCGACCGCGCACGGCGCAGCACGTGTCGTGCCGTCCGTGCGCGCACACCAGCACCGCGGCCTCGTCGCTCCAGCCGGGTCCGCCCGAGTCCTCGCGCAGCACCGCGCACGCCTCGAGGAGGTCCGCGGCATCGGTCCAGGCGCCCCAGCGGATGCGGCCGTCCTCCACGTCCGCCACTGCCCACGCCCGGCGGCCCGACGCCTCGGACCGCCGACCCGGACGACGGATCAGGATCGTGCGCGCGCCCACCTCTCGCGTGGCGGCCACCAGCCGAGCGACCACGTCCGGGTCGAGACCCTCGGACTCGAGCGCGTGGAAGGGCCACGGTCCCTGGTGCTCCACGAGCAGGAACCGACGGACGTGCAGGGCCGTGCCGGTGAGCGGGTCGGACCGCTCACGGGCCCGCGCCGCGCACAGGTCATCGAGGTCGGCCACGAGCCGATCCTCTCGCAGCGCAGCAGGTCACGCGGGCACGACGACGCCGGCCGACACCAGCCGGCGGGCTGCGTCGAGACCCAGCGACCCGGCCGGGACGGCCTGGCCGTCGAGCAGGGCGGCGACCGCCCCGGGGTCGACGGCGGACACGTCGACCGCTCCGGCGCGGCCGGTGAGCGTGGTGCCGTCGAGGCGTGCGCCCAGCTGCTCGCGCAGCCTCAGCGGCGTGGTGTCGTGGAGGCCCTGCGCCGTGCGCAGCTGGGCCAGCGGGCCCACCGGCTCAGGGCGCCCGGATGCGTCGTCGCGCGCCCCGAGAGCGGCCGCCAGGGTCTCGACGGGCACGGAGCGCAGCGCCGACAGCAGCCGGTCGCGCACCAGCTCGGCGTGCGCCTCGAGGTCGCCTGCCTCGGCGACGTCGACGCCCAGGGGCAGCGACGTACGAACGTCGGGGTCGTCAGCGACCACCGCGAGCGCGGCCGTGACCAGCTCCTCGGCCACGTGGTGCCGGTGCCAGGTGTGGACGCCGAAGGTCAGGTGCGTGCTCACGTCGCCCAGCGCGGTGGCAGCGTGCAGCGTGCCGCGCGGCAGGTAGAGCACGTCGCCGGGCTCGAGCACGGCGTCGATGAGCGGCTCACGCTCCGCCTCGACCCGCACCGCGTCACGACGGTCGGTCCAGGGCTGGTCACGCAGCGGCGCCTCGTGCACCGGGGCGTGGATCCGCCAGTGCTTGGCTCCGGAGATCTGCAGCACGAAGACGTCGTGCACGTCGTAGTGGTCGTCGAACCCGCGCGACTGCGGTGGCGTGACGTAGGCGTTGACCTGGACCGGGTGCCCGAGGTCGGCCACCAGGGCCTGGGAGAACGAGACGACGGCGGGCCACGTGCGGTGCAGCGCCTGCAGCACGAGCGTGGCGCCGTCGGCGAACAACGACGTGAGGCGGGTGTCGTCGACCTGGTCGGCGATGCCGGCCCCCACGCCACCGCCCGACGTGAACGCGCGCGTGTTCAGCGTCGTGCCGTCCTTGGCCACGCGCAGGAACGGTGTCCGCAGCCCGTGCGTCGACACGAGCTCGTCGACGGCGGACTCGCCGAACAGGTCGTCGAACCGCGCGGGCAGGTCGGCCGCGCGGGTGAGCAGCGGCGCCCGACCCCACGTGTCGGCGGCGAAGCCGACGGGGTCGACGACGAGACGACGCAGGGCAGGGTGACCGGTCCGCAGACCGGCCACCCCTCCCTGCTCGGTGGTGGTCACGACCTACTGGGCCGAACCGTCGGCGCCACCGTCGGCGCCACCGTCCTGGACGCCCGGGGTGCCCTCGGCGCCACCGTCGGCGGGACCCTCGGCGCCACCGTCAGCGCCACCGTCCTGCACGCCCGGCGTGCCCTCGGCGCCACCGTCGGCAGGACCCTCGGCGCCACCGTCAGCGCCACCGTCCTGCACGCCCGGCGTGCCCTCGGCGCCACCGTCAGCGGGACCTTCTGGGTTGAGCTCGCTCATGTGTTCCTCCTGGGGTCGACTGTGCGGCGGGTGCCGCGGTTCCCACATTGGCACCGTGGCCGCGGCTCGCAACTCGGCGTCAGGACCGGTCGGTGCGTCGCCCGGCGCCAGTCCCGGTGCCAGTCCCCGGGCCGGCGCCGGTGCCGTCGCGGGAACCGTCGACCGGGCCGCTCTCGCGCTCGTCGAGCCGGCCCTTCAGCGTGCGCACCTGCTTGCGTCGGTGGGTCGCGACGACACCCGTCACGAGCAGCACCACCACCAGTCCGGCAGCACCCACGGCACCGATCGCCGTCGCGATCCGGAACCCAGGAGCCTCGACGTCCATGATGCGCTCGCCCGCGTGCGCCGCGTTGCCCGTGCCCAGCACGACCGCGAGGGTCAGCCAGTTCGGCACCGCCAGGACGATCGCCACGACCAGCAGGATGCCCCGCCACGTCCAGTTGAAGAACCGGCGACGCAGCTGCACGACGATCATCAGGGGGACGATCGTGAAGACGAACCCGTAGAACAGGCCCCACAGGATGCCGCTCGTGAGGTCGCCGTTCACCTGGTCGCCGATGCGCTGGGCCCACCACCGCGGGAAGAACGCCGACGCGACCAGGGCCCCGGCGTACACGACGGCGACGAGCACGAGGGCCCAGACGAGCCGCTTGACCCACCGCTGGGGGTCGACGTCGGACGGGACGTACCGGCGCTCGTCCTTGCCGTGGGTGCGATCGCGCTCGCCGGCGCGCTCGTCTGGCTGACGTCCCTGGTCTTCGCTCATGCCTCGATGATCCCGCGCACCGCCTCGCCGCACCACTCCAACGACGGGGCTGTCGGCCACGTCACGAGGCGAGGGCCGCCCAGTCGCCCTTCGTCCAGGTGCCGGTCTGGGAGCGGCCCATCGCCTTCTGCCGGGTCCGGACCGCCGCGACCGTGAGGGGTCCGTAGTACCCGTTGCGGTCCGCGCGCTTCATGCCGAGCGCGACCTGCAGCACCAGCACGGCCTTCCCGGTGGTCCGCTCGGGCATCGAGGAGGTGTAGCGCTCCGCACCGTAGGCCGCGGCCTCGGCGGCCGAGAGGCCCTTGGCCACGTCCGAGGTGACCTTCGCGGGCACGAGCGAGGCCCACGTCGGCTGGTCGATGGTCCCGGTCCAGGGCAGGTCGTGCTTCTTCTGGTATGCCTTGACGGCCTCGCGGGTGACGGCGTCGAAGGTCCCGGTCTGCTTGACGCCGAGCGCCTTCTGGGCGGTCTTCACGGTGCCCGCGCGGGACCCGAGCGCGATCGTGGCCCACGACGTCCTCTTGACCAGGGGGACGGCCGCGTAGCAGCGGGTGGTGCGCGCCTTCGAGTTCATGACGGCCGGCTGCCCGGCGAAGCGGGAGCACGGCCCGTGGTCGACGGGGTGGACCTTCCCCGTCCAGAAGCTGGTGGTTCCTCGGGCGCCGTTCCAGCTGAACGACAGGTGGACGTGGTCGCGGTGGCCCGAGCTCGAGCGCCAGCCCTCCTTGGACCGGTAGACGGCCCAGATCTTCTCGTTGTAGATGACGTACATGATGCCGAGACGCCGGGCGTTGGTGCCGCCGTCCCTCGTCAGCCAGGCGAGGAAGTCGGCAGCCGCCTTCTTCTCCTCGGCGTCCTTCACGTCCACCATCCAGTCCCAGGCCCGCCCGTCGGCGTGCTCGGAGACCCCCTCGGAGCAGCCTCGCGCCGTGTTGCCCTTCCCCCCGACGCCGTAGGTCCGCATGACGAGGTCGCGTGTCTTCGCGACACCGGCCGGCGTGCCGGGCTGGCACGCGACCTGCGGCGCGTACGCCGACGGCGGGTCGACGGCCTTGGGCAGCGCGACGGGGGCCTTGAGCCCCTTCGGCTTCGCGGGGAGCGGCACCGGTGTCGTCCCGGTCGCGGCTTGGGCCGCCGCCGACGTGCCACCGACGGCGGTGAGCGTGGCCGCGCACATGAGTGCGGCGGCGCACGCGAGCCCGAGCCTGCGCATGATGATCTCCCTCGCCCGTCGGGCTTCCCCACCCGGCGGACGACCATCGTGCGTCTCATCCGTCACACGTGTCACGGCTTCGCGTGAACTACAGGACTGTTCTTCGCGGGGCAGTGGGGTCAGGGCGGCCGAGATCAGGACTGGGTCGCGTCGGGACCGCAGGTGCAGGCCGCCAGCGCCGCCGCCACGTCGTCGATCGCGGCCTGCGTGACGAACGGGTTCACGCCCTCGGTGTCGTCGACCATGACCGCGAAGACGATCGGCACCCCTCTGGCGTCGGTGGCGTACCCGGCCAGCGAGTGCACACCGGTGAGCGTGCCGGTCTTCGCGCGCACGAGACCCCGACCCGCGGAGTCCTCGTCGAAGCGGTCCTCGAGGGTGCCGGTGAGTCCGCCGACCGGCAGGTCGGCGAGCAGCTCCGACGTGGAGGCGCGCGACGCCGCCACGCGCAGCACCCCGGCCAGGGTCTCGGGGGCGATCCGGTTCGACCGCGCCAGACCGCTGCCGTCGTCGAGCCGCAGGCCCTGGACGGGCACGCCCGCCTCGGTGAGCGTGGCCGCCACCGCGTCGGTGCCGCCCTCGAAGCTGCCCGGGCCGCCCGCCGCCAGTCCCACGTGGCGCAGGAGGACCTCGGCGGCCTCGTTGTCGCTGCGGACCAGCGTGGCGTCGACGATCTGGGCGACGGTGGCGCTCTGCACGGCAGCGAGCACCCGCTGCGGGTCCGGCGGCGCGTCGGCCCGGTCCGGGTCGCCGTCGACGTCGATGCCCTCGTCCTGCAGGTAGCCGGCGAACCGGTCGGCCGCGGCGCGGGCCGGGTCCCCGGACCGGAGCCCGTCGCGCACCCCCTGGTCGGCCCACAGCGCACTCACCGGCGTGACGACCTGCCCGGGCACGTAGGAGTCCTCCCAGCCCGGACTCGCCGACGGACCCGTGAAGAGGCCGGCGTCGTAGCCGAGAGACACCTCACCGACGCCGGCGTCGTCGAGCGCCGCGGCGGTGCGCTCGGCCAACGTGCGCAGGTCGGCGCGGTCCACGCGC is part of the Aeromicrobium sp. Leaf245 genome and harbors:
- a CDS encoding 1-acyl-sn-glycerol-3-phosphate acyltransferase: MARGTGGHHRTDRTYRVVNRLGAVVLRLWGVRLRGRGLENLPAAGPVVLASNHTGFLDFVLVGWAARERGRLVRFMSKASVFELPLVGRAMRAMGHVPVERWAGASAYRRARRLVADGEAVGVFPEATISRSFRVKALKPGAAGLALHGARVTGAPVPLVPCVVWGGHRLLTVDGRRTLRRGVVVDVVVGEALLPLEGESVHDLTMRLRTALEDLLDDAVAHYPQEPASDADRWWVHADRGGTAPDVATGAALDAAALQRIGAPPS
- a CDS encoding alpha/beta fold hydrolase, translating into MTFDETEPVPVRDLTFDVRTTGPDSGEPVVLLHGFPATSLTWSEVAPVLAEAGLRVVAPDQRGYSPHARPDAVEAYTTAALAQDVVDLADALGLETFHLVGHDWGAAVAWYVAAHHGHRLRTLTTFSVPHLAAYNAALRGDEEAKDKASYIGLLRQEGKAETLLLEDDARRLRAMYQGAVPDQLVDAYVAQLQEPGALTAALAWYRAMTSDLGDLPDVEVPTTYVWSTDDLAIGRSGADACGEHVTADYRYTVLEGTSHWIPEEEPAAAAAAILARVRGTVVA
- a CDS encoding exonuclease domain-containing protein, which gives rise to MIPEDDGEAGGRAMRANRFDGFCSACAQHVHAGAGHLTGTPGAWRTWCVACSPRPPQRGDHDGWHRLPLASLDLETTGTDPLRDRVVSYALLDEPGFEITGLVQPGVPVPEAAAQVHGITDAMLADAPTPAEALPVVLDWVQTLVERRVGLVVFNACYDLSMLRAEAVRHGLTQPDWDRLLVVDPYVVDWGVERGGLGRRRLGDVAAYYGVTLDGAHDATCDAVAARQVAVELAARHAHVGGLDLDTLMASQRSWYAERAEDWNAYARKAGRDLDDPAGWPLVG
- a CDS encoding SDR family oxidoreductase gives rise to the protein MARTRTSLEGKTVVITGAASGIGRATALRLAPRGGRLVLTDVAADGLDETVALVHAAGGSVLHHAAFDISDLDAVSAFADEVHGHVGAVDVVLNVAGISTWGRIEDLRPEHWRRTVEIDLMGPIHVLSSFVPRMIEAGRGGHVANVSSAAGLFGLPLHAPYSAAKFGLRGVSEVLRFDLEQHGIGVTLVCPGAVRTPLVGTVDIVGVDRDDPRVAKAVGRFEKHAVSPEEAADAMLRGIEKGRYLVFTSRDIQVGHLAQRFAPFGYTTAMRLLNRKASTLLRRTRDEPLVPR
- a CDS encoding sucrase ferredoxin; translated protein: MADLDDLCAARARERSDPLTGTALHVRRFLLVEHQGPWPFHALESEGLDPDVVARLVAATREVGARTILIRRPGRRSEASGRRAWAVADVEDGRIRWGAWTDAADLLEACAVLREDSGGPGWSDEAAVLVCAHGRHDTCCAVRGRPVAAALAERLGDVVWECSHVGGDRFAANVVVVPDGTFYGGLDADTAVGVVEEHLAGRVTTALLRGSSALPPAAQAAAVAVHERWGPAGPRDVRSAQVDDLGDGRWRVRLDCSGPLPSAVVADVRAVHRDPAVLTCQAPRATSARAFVVDALSPAASA
- a CDS encoding cupin domain-containing protein, which encodes MTTTEQGGVAGLRTGHPALRRLVVDPVGFAADTWGRAPLLTRAADLPARFDDLFGESAVDELVSTHGLRTPFLRVAKDGTTLNTRAFTSGGGVGAGIADQVDDTRLTSLFADGATLVLQALHRTWPAVVSFSQALVADLGHPVQVNAYVTPPQSRGFDDHYDVHDVFVLQISGAKHWRIHAPVHEAPLRDQPWTDRRDAVRVEAEREPLIDAVLEPGDVLYLPRGTLHAATALGDVSTHLTFGVHTWHRHHVAEELVTAALAVVADDPDVRTSLPLGVDVAEAGDLEAHAELVRDRLLSALRSVPVETLAAALGARDDASGRPEPVGPLAQLRTAQGLHDTTPLRLREQLGARLDGTTLTGRAGAVDVSAVDPGAVAALLDGQAVPAGSLGLDAARRLVSAGVVVPA
- a CDS encoding peptidoglycan-binding protein, with amino-acid sequence MRRLGLACAAALMCAATLTAVGGTSAAAQAATGTTPVPLPAKPKGLKAPVALPKAVDPPSAYAPQVACQPGTPAGVAKTRDLVMRTYGVGGKGNTARGCSEGVSEHADGRAWDWMVDVKDAEEKKAAADFLAWLTRDGGTNARRLGIMYVIYNEKIWAVYRSKEGWRSSSGHRDHVHLSFSWNGARGTTSFWTGKVHPVDHGPCSRFAGQPAVMNSKARTTRCYAAVPLVKRTSWATIALGSRAGTVKTAQKALGVKQTGTFDAVTREAVKAYQKKHDLPWTGTIDQPTWASLVPAKVTSDVAKGLSAAEAAAYGAERYTSSMPERTTGKAVLVLQVALGMKRADRNGYYGPLTVAAVRTRQKAMGRSQTGTWTKGDWAALAS
- the dacB gene encoding D-alanyl-D-alanine carboxypeptidase/D-alanyl-D-alanine-endopeptidase, with the translated sequence MTRRDRGRVALPWALGGLFLAVVLVAGVGLGWTSGRLNPVVCGGPCGPEAVAPPEALTLDAAPQRVQPDPVMTGALDPDAVRAAVQPLLEDPARRAELGDRLGVAVVGLDGTSVFARDAAEAFVPASTTKLLTAYAALSLLEPGSRFSTSTVLDGNEVVLVGGGDPYLASSRPERPTRVDRADLRTLAERTAAALDDAGVGEVSLGYDAGLFTGPSASPGWEDSYVPGQVVTPVSALWADQGVRDGLRSGDPARAAADRFAGYLQDEGIDVDGDPDRADAPPDPQRVLAAVQSATVAQIVDATLVRSDNEAAEVLLRHVGLAAGGPGSFEGGTDAVAATLTEAGVPVQGLRLDDGSGLARSNRIAPETLAGVLRVAASRASTSELLADLPVGGLTGTLEDRFDEDSAGRGLVRAKTGTLTGVHSLAGYATDARGVPIVFAVMVDDTEGVNPFVTQAAIDDVAAALAACTCGPDATQS